In Candidatus Marinimicrobia bacterium CG08_land_8_20_14_0_20_45_22, a genomic segment contains:
- a CDS encoding copper-translocating P-type ATPase codes for MKNEQVKYTTLKIGGMTCAMCVKTVETVLSRLDGVSEATVNLATEKATIGYRDDHLDLNQIKKAIESSGYIYLGEEGAETEKVTEESLTNDLRLKKIRIWTGLIIGTFLMIRMFVDIPFPISTHYFQLLISTPIFIFLSLPIFRAAFMSLKNRNLNMDVMYAMGISVAFAASVFGTFEIILTQDFMFYETAIFLATFLTIGRFLESKAKGKTSTSIKRLIELQPKTAFVIRNNIEMEMAIESVQIGDIVVIKPGGKIPVDGEVLSGESFVDESMISGEPTPVFKQAGDSLVGGMINQNGVLKFTTTKIGKDTVLAQIIQLVEQAQGSKPPVQQLADKAVAWFIPTILIIAALTFLFWYFIVGKTLLFSLTTLISILVIACPCALGLATPTAVTVGIGRGAELGILIKNGSALEVADRITTVVFDKTGTLTLGEPEVTDIFSPNMITSEFLAIAAGVEKNSEHPLASAVVKYADSLGITIQQPDAFESIGGKGVLARIGDRKIVLGNAKFLKENQIVVSEDFIREIDRFSGDGKTVIVVAIDGDAKGIIAISDKIQPSALKTVENLRKSGRSTALLTGDNARAAKAIAQKIGIERVLAEVLPQDKATEVKRLQKNGEIVAFVGDGINDAPALAQSDVGIAIGSGTDVAMESADIVLMKNDLTNVTAALQLSQKVMSKIRQNLFWAFAYNIALIPVAAGILTPLFGITFRPELGGAAMALSSVTVISLSLMLKNFVPKIE; via the coding sequence ATGAAAAACGAACAAGTAAAATATACAACTCTAAAAATCGGTGGGATGACCTGCGCCATGTGTGTCAAAACCGTCGAAACCGTTCTCAGCCGGCTCGACGGCGTCAGCGAGGCAACGGTGAATCTCGCCACCGAAAAAGCGACCATCGGTTATCGAGACGACCATCTCGATTTAAATCAGATAAAAAAGGCCATCGAATCTTCTGGGTATATTTATCTCGGCGAAGAAGGTGCAGAGACGGAAAAAGTGACCGAAGAGAGCCTTACGAACGATCTGCGGCTCAAGAAAATTCGTATCTGGACCGGTTTGATCATTGGGACGTTTTTAATGATCCGGATGTTCGTTGACATTCCTTTCCCGATTTCGACTCATTACTTTCAGTTGCTGATTTCGACGCCGATTTTCATTTTTCTAAGTTTGCCGATTTTCCGCGCAGCTTTCATGTCTCTTAAAAACCGAAATTTAAACATGGACGTTATGTATGCGATGGGCATCAGCGTCGCTTTTGCCGCCAGCGTGTTTGGAACATTTGAAATCATTCTGACTCAGGATTTTATGTTCTATGAAACTGCAATTTTTCTGGCGACGTTTCTGACAATCGGCCGGTTTCTGGAGTCGAAAGCAAAAGGTAAAACATCCACGTCGATTAAGCGGTTGATTGAACTTCAGCCGAAAACTGCCTTTGTGATTCGGAATAACATTGAGATGGAAATGGCCATCGAATCGGTTCAAATCGGCGATATTGTCGTCATCAAACCGGGTGGGAAAATTCCGGTAGACGGCGAAGTTCTAAGCGGCGAAAGTTTCGTCGATGAATCCATGATTTCCGGCGAACCGACGCCGGTTTTCAAACAGGCTGGCGATTCGCTGGTCGGCGGCATGATCAACCAAAACGGCGTCCTGAAATTCACTACTACGAAAATCGGCAAAGACACGGTTCTGGCGCAAATCATTCAATTGGTCGAACAAGCGCAAGGTTCTAAACCGCCGGTTCAGCAATTGGCGGATAAAGCTGTTGCCTGGTTCATCCCGACAATATTGATAATTGCGGCATTGACATTTTTGTTTTGGTATTTTATCGTCGGCAAGACGTTGTTATTTTCACTCACGACGCTCATTTCAATCTTAGTGATTGCCTGCCCGTGCGCGCTTGGATTGGCAACGCCGACAGCGGTTACGGTCGGTATCGGGCGTGGCGCCGAACTTGGAATTTTGATTAAAAATGGATCAGCCCTGGAAGTCGCCGACCGCATTACTACTGTCGTTTTTGATAAAACCGGCACGTTAACTCTCGGCGAACCTGAAGTCACGGATATTTTTTCGCCGAACATGATAACATCTGAATTCCTTGCAATCGCGGCCGGGGTCGAGAAGAACTCCGAACATCCACTTGCCTCAGCCGTCGTAAAATACGCTGATTCACTCGGCATCACGATTCAACAACCCGACGCATTCGAGTCCATTGGCGGAAAAGGCGTTCTGGCCAGAATCGGCGATCGGAAAATCGTCCTTGGAAACGCAAAATTTCTTAAGGAAAACCAGATTGTCGTGTCCGAAGATTTTATACGGGAAATCGACCGGTTCAGCGGTGACGGTAAAACCGTCATCGTTGTCGCAATCGACGGAGATGCAAAAGGAATCATTGCCATCTCCGACAAAATTCAACCATCCGCTCTCAAAACTGTGGAAAATCTTCGAAAATCAGGTCGTTCAACCGCATTGTTAACAGGCGATAATGCGCGTGCGGCAAAAGCCATCGCACAAAAAATCGGCATAGAACGCGTTTTAGCAGAGGTCTTACCACAAGACAAAGCCACAGAAGTGAAACGGTTGCAGAAAAACGGCGAAATCGTCGCGTTTGTCGGCGATGGAATCAACGACGCGCCTGCTTTGGCGCAATCTGACGTAGGCATTGCTATCGGCTCCGGGACGGACGTTGCGATGGAAAGCGCTGACATCGTTTTGATGAAAAACGATCTGACAAATGTCACTGCCGCTCTGCAATTGAGCCAAAAAGTCATGTCGAAAATCCGGCAAAATCTGTTCTGGGCGTTTGCCTACAACATCGCGCTCATTCCGGTCGCCGCGGGAATTTTAACGCCACTATTTGGAATCACTTTCCGTCCAGAATTGGGGGGGGCGGCCATGGCGTTGAGTTCCGTAACGGTTATTTCGCTTTCACTCATGCTGAAAAATTTCGTCCCGAAAATTGAGTAA